The DNA region CGAGCAACGCCGCATCGAAATGGAAAAGCGCATCATCGCCGAGCGCGAAGCCGAACGAAAGCGCAGCATGATCATCATTGCCATTGGCAACGTGATTGCTTTGATTCTGGTGATTCTATTCTGGATCATCTGGAGCAAGCTCAAGGCCAAACGTCAAGCCATGCCAGAGATGCAGTTGGAAGTGCCTAAGAAGTAGGGCGCAAGAATTTAGATTATAGAACGGAGCCGCTTGGCTCCGTTTTTTTGATCTGTACGTTATAAAAATATGCAACTGGTTGTTTTTTGATATTTTTGACCATATTTATTATGTGGAATAGGCTTGTAAATTAAAGTTCCCATTTGTGGAACTTTTTGTTGATGTTTTTTGTTTGTGGTATAGAATAATTCCCAATTGGAGAACTTTGATGCGTTTAATTGGATTAGAACGACTGGGCGGAATTATAAGCGTCGACAGCGATACCAACATTTGGGTTTCTGCGTGGGTTGCAGAAGTAAGTAATGCCAATTGGAGAAGTGGTATTGAATTAGTTGACGCTTTTCCCAGGGTGAAGTGCCTAGATGAAACTTCTTATGAATTTCCGGTTTGCGGTAGTGACAATCTAAACATCAAAGTCACTTTTTGCTTTAACAGAGGCATTGCTGTGATACGTGAAGTGATGAATAAATGAGTAACCAACAACCTAGAGTTATTAGAACTCAAGAGCAATATCGCGAATATCTACTTCAAGTCGAAGAATTGATTGTTCAGAAATTAGCTCCGGGTTCAGAAGAAGCTGAGCGTTTAGAGTTGCTAACAATTCTTATAGAGAATTACGAACGCTCTCACTATGTGATAGAGCCGATAGACCCTATAGAGGCTATTAAGTTTAGGATGGCTGAAAAGGGATTAAAGCAAGTTGATTTAGCTCCCTATTTTGGAACGAAAAGTCGAGTTTCTGAGGTGCTATCCGGGAAGCGTCCATTAACCGTTCCAATGATCAAAGCATTATCGGTTGGACTGGGTATTGCTCCCCAAACTTTATTAGGACTTGAAAGTGAGTCTGACTATACGAGCACTTCAAACAAGCCAGAGGTCAACTGGTCGAAGTTCCCAATAAAGGAAATGCTTTCAAGAGGTTGGATTGAGAAGGTTAGCTCAAAGGCTAAGCAAACCGTTGAAGAGCAAGTTAAAGACTTTATTGGAAGTCTTGGAGGCACTACGGCATCAGCGTCTTTTAAAAGGACACTTTCAGGAGACGCTTATTCGCCACTAAGTCATTATAAACTCTATGCATGGGTAGCTCGTGTCATTCAAAAGGCTAGAAACAAAAAACTCGAGAATACTTTTGATGAGGGTGTGCTAGGCAAAGATTTTCTTAAGGATCTAGCTCAACTAAGTTGGTCTGAATATGGTCCTCTTTTAGCTGTCGAGTATTTAGAGAAACATGGTATTTGCGTTGTAATAGAGCCAGCCTTGAAAGGCACGTCTGTTGATGGCGCTGCTATGAAAGATATCGATGGTAAACCAATTATTGGCTTGTCTTTAAGGCAGGATCGCCTCGATAACTTCTGGTTTACCTTACTCCACGAGGTGGTTCATATCTGGAAGCATGCAGACTTAAACAAGACCTTTGTAGATGACATTGAAAATCACAGAGATAGCAAAGATAAGTTTGAAGCAGAGGCAAATCGGATCGCAAGAGATACTTTCATACCTCGAATGGTTTGGAAGCGTAGCGAAGCATATTTAAATCCCAGCCGGGATTCGATAGATAGTTTGTCCCGAGAGTTAAACATACATCCGGCTATCATTGCTGGAAGGTTAAGACGCGAATCGGGGAAATATAATCAGTATTCAGATTTGATTGGTCAAGGAGATGTCAGAAAGCACTTTCCTTGTAAGCATTGGTAAGTGAGGTAAGAATGACCCCTAAGTATGTACCTATTTTAAAGGCAAAAAAAGGCGAGTTTGAAGCGTATCAAAACTTGTCTAGAGCCGTTCAGCTTAACACTCTTCCTATTTTTGAGCTCCCACAACTCACTAGTAAGATGTTGGAGAATAAAACTTATTCTGCTCTTGTAAGTCCATACGATTACTTTGTTGGAAAGTGCGCGAAAGAGCTTAGCTCATCTTTGGGGGTTCCTACATTGGGAGTAGACATACATGCTTGGGCTCCTAATTCGACCGTAGAATCAGGTGAACACGTACTTTCAAAGTATGTTAGTGCACTAACTGCATATGGTTGTGACGCGATTCCGGTAATTGGTTACGATCGGTGGGAAGACGAAGAGTACGCAACAGTACTAAAATTGCTTGCTCAGTCAAAAGACAGATTTATACTTCGATTAGATTCGTTTGCATTCGAAGATATGATCGAAGGAGATGTCTTTTTCGATACCCTAGAAGATATTGTGTCCTCAATGGACCTAGATACAAGTAAGTGTTCAGTTCTACTCG from Vibrio hyugaensis includes:
- a CDS encoding type II toxin-antitoxin system HigB family toxin → MRLIGLERLGGIISVDSDTNIWVSAWVAEVSNANWRSGIELVDAFPRVKCLDETSYEFPVCGSDNLNIKVTFCFNRGIAVIREVMNK
- a CDS encoding ImmA/IrrE family metallo-endopeptidase translates to MSNQQPRVIRTQEQYREYLLQVEELIVQKLAPGSEEAERLELLTILIENYERSHYVIEPIDPIEAIKFRMAEKGLKQVDLAPYFGTKSRVSEVLSGKRPLTVPMIKALSVGLGIAPQTLLGLESESDYTSTSNKPEVNWSKFPIKEMLSRGWIEKVSSKAKQTVEEQVKDFIGSLGGTTASASFKRTLSGDAYSPLSHYKLYAWVARVIQKARNKKLENTFDEGVLGKDFLKDLAQLSWSEYGPLLAVEYLEKHGICVVIEPALKGTSVDGAAMKDIDGKPIIGLSLRQDRLDNFWFTLLHEVVHIWKHADLNKTFVDDIENHRDSKDKFEAEANRIARDTFIPRMVWKRSEAYLNPSRDSIDSLSRELNIHPAIIAGRLRRESGKYNQYSDLIGQGDVRKHFPCKHW